The following proteins are co-located in the Cydia pomonella isolate Wapato2018A chromosome 19, ilCydPomo1, whole genome shotgun sequence genome:
- the LOC133528228 gene encoding neurochondrin homolog: MGDISESIQKCVLILKSAKTDTEKFAALFMVTKLVKAKDCKANAKKALFEAIGFGFLKKLLTCTLEDDCPPSVYKSVALSVLTCFCNEPELATHPEMLANIPVFLDIVQTSDDSDYDDNLIIISEAYTCLQCIAEQEAGQKALIEVGAITKMSEIYSHQSFQTDEALNILVKLVSRYGPAAWGNDPKPFHALVNKIALDFATDQSERKFELATILSALLYSCNKSTVIPGSSEETWPMSIYKALHDILTSKIGKNQRDPALKLAANIVDLLGIEWTFNDEENPKKFFLLLLQLCAIEVRMQLDDRSFKQAFANADLVTACFIVLELSINYMATDQLDLEQKEKQSVYTSLKGAFNAVVSQLGKVSNDKNRDKLPDAEKVYVCAMVRVLFAWIAQETTAMREQIYALLPFMFQLANDSFHAYRSRKLAEKNQSEGEAMDMDTTLMGQVDLLRLMLPALCHLAVEDKARDILFNLKQEDILYEAVSFHWSIVHYKKPPVPKSERLKVKTQPEAEIDPKVLEDMKDSRAAMVSLCNIFMNLTVLAPKIVDNSILFNTLLKFIFNNLPELKQIPENLVLHGHLAVLGLLLLKQQASKVKKNDFSICRYIQSTIRFLWDAYNVDESNDPTALVVSMSYKENWSEIADLWFLGMQTMSGVLTIVPWISEFAIESGWAEGIAEMLAKVKVGTLPPNVKSAFEDFLCRLVDSNEGAIPVLKKGGALKMCRNHRLMDLGKKLFGD; this comes from the coding sequence ATGGGTGATATATCGGAGTCAATTCAGAAATGCGTTCTCATTCTAAAGTCCGCGAAAACAGACACAGAAAAGTTCGCCGCGCTTTTCATGGTGACTAAACTAGTGAAGGCAAAAGACTGCAAGGCGAACGCGAAGAAGGCGCTGTTTGAAGCTATTGGGTTCGGTTTCCTGAAGAAACTGCTGACCTGCACCTTAGAAGATGACTGCCCGCCCTCAGTGTATAAGTCAGTGGCACTCTCGGTTCTTACATGCTTCTGCAATGAGCCGGAACTTGCAACACATCCCGAAATGCTGGCTAACATACCGGTGTTCCTGGACATAGTGCAGACATCTGATGATTCAGACTATGATGACAACCTCATAATCATCAGTGAAGCATATACATGTTTACAGTGCATCGCTGAGCAAGAAGCGGGTCAGAAGGCTCTGATCGAAGTGGGTGCCATAACTAAGATGTCTGAAATCTATTCACATCAAAGTTTCCAAACAGATGAAGCCCTTAACATTCTTGTGAAATTGGTAAGCAGATATGGGCCCGCTGCTTGGGGCAATGACCCTAAACCGTTCCATGCATTAGTCAACAAAATAGCATTAGATTTTGCCACAGATCAATCGGAAAGGAAGTTTGAGTTGGCTACTATATTAAGTGCATTGTTATACAGTTGCAACAAAAGCACCGTTATACCTGGGTCTTCAGAGGAAACTTGGCCAATGAGCATTTACAAAGCTCTGCATGACATCTTAACTAGCAAGATTGGTAAAAACCAGAGAGATCCCGCTTTGAAACTAGCAGCTAACATTGTAGATTTACTTGGAATTGAGTGGACTTTCAATGATGAAGAGAATCCTAAGAAGTTCTTCCTGTTGTTGCTTCAGTTGTGTGCTATTGAAGTCAGAATGCAACTAGATGATAGAAGTTTTAAGCAAGCCTTCGCGAATGCTGATTTAGTCACTGCTTGCTTCATTGTACTGGAACTATCCATCAACTACATGGCTACGGATCAGCTGGACTTGGAACAGAAAGAGAAACAATCCGTCTACACAAGTCTTAAGGGAGCCTTTAATGCTGTCGTCTCACAATTGGGTAAAGTATCCAATGATAAGAACAGGGACAAGTTACCTGATGCTGAAAAGGTGTATGTTTGTGCCATGGTCAGAGTACTATTTGCCTGGATTGCACAGGAAACTACAGCTATGCGAGAGCAAATATATGCACTACTCCCATTCATGTTCCAACTTGCCAATGACTCTTTTCATGCTTACCGATCAAGGAAACTAGCTGAGAAGAACCAATCAGAGGGAGAAGCAATGGACATGGACACAACACTAATGGGTCAGGTTGATTTACTCCGTTTAATGTTACCGGCGCTCTGTCATTTGGCAGTAGAAGACAAAGCAAGAGATATCTTGTTCAACTTGAAACAGGAAGATATCCTCTATGAAGCTGTAAGCTTCCATTGGTCAATAGTTCACTATAAGAAACCTCCAGTACCAAAGTCAGAACGCTTGAAAGTCAAAACTCAACCCGAGGCTGAAATAGACCCTAAAGTGTTAGAAGACATGAAGGACTCCAGAGCTGCCATGGTCAGCCTGTGCAACATATTTATGAACCTTACAGTGCTAGCACCTAAAATTGTAGATAACAGTATACTGTTCAACACTTTACTCAAGTTTATCTTTAACAACTTACCAGAGTTAAAACAAATTCCTGAAAACCTGGTTTTGCATGGTCATTTAGCTGTTCTAGGCCTCCTTTTACTGAAACAGCAAGCTAGTAAAGTAAAGAAGAATGACTTCTCCATTTGCAGATACATTCAGTCCACAATTCGGTTTCTCTGGGACGCATACAATGTTGATGAGTCTAATGATCCCACTGCTCTTGTTGTGTCCATGAGTTACAAAGAAAACTGGAGTGAAATTGCTGATCTATGGTTCCTTGGCATGCAAACCATGAGTGGGGTACTAACTATTGTACCATGGATCTCAGAGTTTGCCATTGAAAGTGGCTGGGCTGAGGGCATTGCTGAAATGCTTGCTAAGGTAAAAGTTGGAACACTTCCCCCCAATGTCAAATCTGCATTTGAGGACTTCCTTTGCAGACTAGTAGACTCAAATGAAGGTGCTATCCCAGTCCTTAAGAAAGGAGGAGCACTGAAAATGTGCAGAAACCACCGATTAATGGACTTAGGCAAGAAATTGTTTGGAGACTAA